Proteins encoded within one genomic window of Burkholderiaceae bacterium:
- a CDS encoding Permease of the drug/metabolite transporter (DMT) superfamily, which yields MNRPPNRLVAFGCLALSMSLVGSYVALSKPLVAALPVFLLGWLRFGIGAIAMLGWLRKPREEPPLGARMRALLFLESFLGNFLFTVCMLYGVSLTSAVSAGVIMAAIPAAVALMSWAFLRERISARVWSAVACAAVGIGLLALSKQQHADGMPSGAGPAGDRAWLGNLLIVGAVLCEASYAVIGKRLTKALGPKRIASLINLWGFALMTPLGFYIALRFDFGAVPAGIWLLLVFYALAASVFSVWLWMTGLAGVPAALGGVFTVMLPISTALIGVLALGEHLVGMQLLAFAVALLGVLLATFPSRQQLRAARAARG from the coding sequence ATGAACCGCCCCCCGAACCGCCTCGTCGCCTTCGGCTGCCTGGCGCTCAGCATGTCGCTGGTCGGCAGCTACGTCGCGCTGTCCAAGCCGCTGGTGGCTGCGCTGCCGGTGTTTCTGCTCGGCTGGCTGCGCTTCGGCATCGGCGCGATCGCGATGCTGGGCTGGCTGCGCAAGCCGCGCGAGGAGCCGCCGCTCGGTGCGCGCATGCGCGCCCTGCTGTTCCTCGAATCGTTCCTCGGCAACTTCCTGTTCACGGTCTGCATGCTGTACGGCGTGAGCCTGACCAGCGCGGTGTCGGCCGGCGTGATCATGGCGGCGATTCCGGCGGCCGTCGCGCTGATGAGCTGGGCATTCCTGCGCGAGCGGATCAGCGCGCGCGTGTGGAGCGCCGTGGCCTGCGCGGCGGTCGGCATCGGCCTGCTCGCGCTATCGAAACAGCAGCACGCGGACGGCATGCCGTCCGGGGCGGGACCGGCCGGAGATCGGGCCTGGCTCGGCAATCTGCTGATCGTCGGCGCAGTACTTTGCGAAGCGTCGTACGCAGTGATCGGCAAGCGTCTGACCAAGGCGCTTGGCCCGAAGCGCATCGCGTCGCTGATCAATCTCTGGGGCTTTGCGCTGATGACGCCACTCGGCTTCTACATCGCGCTGCGCTTCGACTTCGGAGCGGTGCCGGCAGGTATCTGGCTGCTGCTGGTGTTCTACGCGCTCGCGGCCAGCGTGTTCAGCGTCTGGCTCTGGATGACCGGTCTTGCGGGCGTGCCCGCTGCGCTCGGCGGCGTGTTCACCGTGATGCTGCCGATTTCGACGGCGCTGATCGGCGTGCTGGCGCTGGGCGAGCACCTGGTCGGCATGCAGTTGCTGGCGTTCGCGGTCGCATTGCTCGGCGTGCTGCTCGCGACCTTTCCTTCGCGCCAGCAGCTGCGCGCCGCGCGCGCCGCCCGCGGCTAG
- a CDS encoding Ribonuclease E inhibitor RraA, whose protein sequence is MTSSPATCDLCDAHKGDASGRFRVLPPVFRNYGALQQFSGPVATIKCFEDNSLVRAAVEQAGDGRVLVVDGGGSLRRALLGGNLAAAAARNGWAGVVIDGCVRDVAELAALALGIRALAAMPLPTEKRGAGQSSVVVQIQGVWVQPGDWLYADQDGIVLDAAAVA, encoded by the coding sequence ATGACCTCTTCCCCAGCCACCTGCGACCTGTGCGACGCGCACAAGGGCGACGCTTCGGGCCGGTTTCGCGTGCTGCCGCCGGTGTTTCGCAACTACGGCGCGCTGCAGCAGTTCAGCGGGCCGGTGGCCACGATCAAATGCTTCGAGGACAACTCGCTGGTCCGGGCCGCGGTCGAGCAGGCCGGCGACGGCCGGGTGCTGGTGGTCGACGGCGGCGGCTCGCTGCGCCGGGCCCTGCTCGGCGGCAATCTCGCCGCGGCCGCCGCTCGCAACGGATGGGCCGGCGTGGTGATCGACGGTTGCGTGCGCGACGTGGCCGAGCTCGCGGCGCTTGCGCTCGGCATCCGTGCGCTCGCGGCCATGCCGCTGCCGACCGAGAAGCGCGGTGCCGGCCAGAGCAGCGTCGTGGTCCAGATCCAGGGCGTGTGGGTGCAGCCCGGCGACTGGCTGTATGCCGATCAGGACGGCATCGTGCTCGACGCCGCAGCGGTGGCGTAG
- a CDS encoding SWIB/MDM2 domain-containing protein: MATAKKAPAKKAPAKKAAAAKKPAAKKSAPAKKAAVKKVVAKKAAPAKKAAAKKPAAKKRTPNAAFMKALTPSAALAAVVGSSPLPRTEVVSKLWVYIKKNKLQDAVNKRMINADAKLRDIFGKMQVSMFEMAGLIGKHLK; the protein is encoded by the coding sequence ATGGCAACTGCGAAGAAAGCACCGGCCAAAAAAGCGCCGGCCAAGAAGGCGGCTGCGGCCAAGAAACCGGCGGCCAAGAAGTCGGCCCCGGCGAAGAAGGCCGCGGTCAAGAAGGTCGTGGCCAAGAAGGCCGCGCCGGCAAAGAAAGCGGCCGCCAAGAAGCCGGCCGCGAAGAAGCGCACCCCGAATGCCGCGTTCATGAAGGCGCTGACTCCGAGCGCCGCGCTGGCTGCGGTGGTCGGCTCCAGCCCGCTGCCCCGCACCGAAGTGGTCAGCAAGCTATGGGTCTACATCAAGAAGAACAAGCTGCAGGACGCGGTCAACAAGCGCATGATCAATGCGGACGCCAAGCTGCGCGACATCTTCGGCAAGATGCAGGTGTCGATGTTCGAGATGGCCGGCCTGATCGGCAAGCACCTGAAGTAA
- a CDS encoding thiamine pyrophosphate-binding protein, which produces MNPPIEKPQLAGHLLVQCLIAQGAQLAFGVPGESYLAVLDGLHAHRDEIRFVTCRQEGGAAFMAEAHGKLTGRPGVCMVTRGPGACNAAIGVHTAFQDSTPLVLLVGDVAAHARDREAFQEVDFFSLFGPLAKRVERIDDARRIPEYVARAFATAMNGRPGPVVLVLPEDMLTQQVTAAPLPRVTEVQTEIGQEPLSALRELLLKSERPLVIAGGGGWTAEAAQALERFAERWQLPVANAFRYQDTFDNRHALYAGDVGIAISPRLAARVQSSDLILAIGPRLGEATTGGYTLIEAPRPRQKLVHVHASAEELNRVYQADLAINATMGAAARSLATLEPPATVRWSAWTGACHDDYLANHEPQPLPGAIDMPAIVAALERRLPPHAVLTNGAGNFASWLHRFFRYHGLAQGAKTQLAPALGAMGYGVPAGVAAAIADPGRTVLTLTGDGDFLMTGQELATAVQHGAKTIVVLLNNGMYGTIRMHQEREYPRRVAGSTLHNPDFVALARGYGYAGVRITRTEQFEPELRAALARPEGTLIEVMLDAELITTRATLSEITRASLQKQ; this is translated from the coding sequence ATGAATCCTCCCATCGAAAAGCCGCAACTGGCCGGGCACCTGCTGGTGCAATGCCTGATCGCGCAGGGCGCACAGCTGGCGTTCGGCGTGCCGGGCGAAAGCTACCTCGCAGTGCTCGACGGCCTGCACGCGCACCGCGACGAGATCCGCTTTGTCACCTGCCGCCAGGAGGGCGGCGCCGCGTTCATGGCCGAGGCGCACGGCAAGCTGACGGGACGGCCCGGCGTCTGCATGGTCACGCGCGGGCCCGGCGCCTGCAACGCGGCGATCGGCGTGCACACCGCGTTCCAGGACTCGACGCCGCTAGTCCTGCTGGTCGGCGACGTGGCCGCGCACGCGCGCGACCGGGAAGCGTTCCAGGAGGTCGACTTCTTCTCATTGTTCGGTCCGCTCGCGAAACGGGTCGAACGCATCGACGACGCGCGCCGCATTCCGGAATACGTCGCGCGCGCGTTCGCGACTGCAATGAACGGCCGCCCCGGGCCGGTGGTGCTGGTGCTGCCGGAGGACATGCTGACGCAGCAGGTGACCGCGGCGCCGCTGCCTCGCGTCACCGAGGTTCAGACAGAAATCGGCCAAGAGCCCTTGTCCGCTCTGCGTGAGTTGCTATTGAAGTCGGAGCGGCCGCTGGTCATTGCCGGCGGCGGCGGCTGGACCGCCGAGGCAGCGCAGGCGCTCGAGCGCTTCGCCGAGCGCTGGCAACTGCCGGTCGCCAACGCGTTCCGCTACCAGGATACGTTCGACAACCGCCATGCGCTGTATGCGGGCGACGTCGGCATCGCGATCAGCCCGCGTCTTGCGGCGCGCGTTCAGAGCAGCGACCTGATCCTCGCGATCGGCCCGCGGCTCGGCGAGGCGACGACCGGCGGCTACACGCTGATCGAAGCGCCGCGGCCGCGCCAGAAGCTGGTGCATGTGCACGCGAGCGCGGAGGAGCTGAACCGCGTGTACCAGGCCGATCTGGCGATCAACGCGACGATGGGCGCGGCCGCTCGAAGTCTTGCAACCCTGGAGCCGCCGGCCACCGTGCGCTGGAGCGCCTGGACCGGCGCCTGTCACGACGACTACCTGGCGAACCACGAGCCGCAACCGCTACCCGGTGCTATCGACATGCCGGCGATCGTCGCTGCGCTGGAGCGCCGTCTGCCGCCTCATGCCGTGCTGACGAACGGCGCCGGCAACTTCGCGAGCTGGCTGCATCGCTTCTTCCGCTACCACGGACTGGCCCAGGGCGCGAAGACCCAGCTCGCGCCGGCGCTGGGCGCGATGGGTTACGGCGTGCCGGCCGGTGTCGCCGCGGCGATCGCGGACCCTGGCCGCACCGTGCTGACGCTGACCGGCGACGGCGACTTCCTGATGACCGGCCAGGAGCTGGCGACCGCGGTGCAGCACGGTGCGAAGACCATCGTCGTGCTGCTGAACAACGGCATGTACGGCACGATACGGATGCACCAGGAGCGCGAATACCCGCGCCGCGTTGCGGGGTCGACGCTGCACAACCCGGACTTCGTCGCGCTGGCGCGCGGCTACGGCTACGCCGGCGTACGCATCACCCGCACCGAGCAGTTCGAGCCCGAGCTTCGCGCCGCGCTGGCGCGGCCCGAGGGCACGCTGATAGAGGTGATGCTGGATGCGGAACTGATCACCACACGCGCCACGTTGAGCGAGATCACGCGCGCTTCACTTCAAAAACAATAG
- a CDS encoding DnaJ-class molecular chaperone CbpA, translating into MEFKDYYKVMGLARDASQDDIKRAYRRLARKYHPDVSKEADAERQFKELGEAYEVLRDAEKRAAYDRLGPDYRAGQDFQPPPGWDAGFESAGAGRAGRADPSQAQDYSDFFESLFGQAGARAERGGRGARGAFHMQGEDRHARIQIDLEDAYTGATRMITLELPQVDDQGRVTVKERQLEFKIPRGVRAGQHIRLAGQGGPGLGDGKPGDLYLQVEFRTHAQYRVDRRDVYLDLPVAPWEAALGAEITVPTPSGQLALTIPPGSNAGRKLRVKGRGIPGATPDAAAGDFYFVLQIVTPGADSDRARTAYRELAAQFPAFRPRAGLGV; encoded by the coding sequence ATGGAATTCAAGGACTATTACAAGGTCATGGGCTTGGCGCGCGATGCATCGCAGGACGACATCAAGCGCGCCTACCGGCGCCTGGCGCGCAAATACCACCCGGACGTCAGCAAGGAGGCCGACGCCGAGAGGCAATTCAAGGAGCTCGGCGAAGCGTACGAGGTGCTGCGCGACGCGGAAAAGCGCGCGGCCTACGACCGGCTCGGCCCCGACTACCGCGCGGGCCAGGACTTCCAGCCGCCGCCCGGATGGGACGCCGGCTTCGAGTCGGCCGGCGCAGGCCGCGCCGGCCGCGCGGATCCAAGCCAAGCGCAGGACTACAGCGATTTCTTCGAGTCGCTGTTCGGGCAGGCCGGCGCGCGTGCCGAACGCGGCGGGCGCGGCGCCCGCGGCGCGTTCCACATGCAGGGCGAGGACCGCCACGCGCGCATCCAGATCGACCTGGAGGACGCCTACACCGGCGCGACGCGCATGATCACGCTGGAGCTGCCGCAGGTCGACGACCAGGGCCGGGTGACGGTCAAGGAGCGCCAGCTCGAGTTCAAGATTCCGCGCGGCGTGCGCGCCGGCCAGCACATCCGGCTCGCCGGTCAGGGCGGACCGGGCCTCGGCGACGGCAAGCCCGGCGACCTGTACCTCCAGGTCGAGTTCCGCACGCACGCGCAGTACCGCGTCGACCGGCGCGACGTCTACCTCGATCTTCCGGTCGCGCCATGGGAAGCAGCGCTGGGCGCCGAGATCACCGTGCCGACGCCGAGCGGCCAGCTCGCTTTGACGATTCCGCCCGGCTCGAATGCGGGGCGCAAGCTCCGCGTGAAGGGCCGCGGCATTCCGGGTGCGACGCCCGACGCCGCGGCCGGCGATTTCTACTTCGTGCTGCAGATCGTCACGCCGGGCGCGGACAGCGACAGGGCGCGCACGGCGTACCGCGAGCTGGCGGCGCAGTTTCCCGCGTTTCGACCGCGTGCAGGACTGGGGGTGTGA
- a CDS encoding Chaperone-modulator protein CbpM gives MNQSQSQQAALIVEEQTGLTLTELCRACAAQADFIHELIAEGAIEPAGPGPEQWRFTGVQLRHVSVAVRLQRDLGVNVAGAALALQLLDEIDTLRERLRGIGAR, from the coding sequence ATGAACCAAAGTCAAAGCCAGCAGGCCGCACTGATCGTCGAGGAGCAGACCGGCCTGACGCTCACCGAGCTGTGCCGCGCCTGCGCCGCGCAGGCCGATTTCATTCATGAACTGATCGCGGAAGGCGCGATCGAGCCGGCCGGGCCAGGCCCCGAGCAATGGCGCTTCACCGGCGTGCAGCTGCGCCATGTCAGCGTCGCGGTACGGCTGCAGCGCGACCTCGGCGTGAACGTCGCCGGTGCGGCGCTCGCGCTGCAACTGCTCGACGAGATCGACACGCTGCGCGAGCGGCTGCGCGGGATCGGGGCGCGCTGA